A stretch of Porites lutea chromosome 5, jaPorLute2.1, whole genome shotgun sequence DNA encodes these proteins:
- the LOC140936837 gene encoding uncharacterized protein has translation MESFYNKVSAEVAALHVGPCTCTFVPKRRPNEYHDMRTCTWAKILQGHHRSIPNWKQSDSTKWTDPIQGPWEIAKLFIPNLGGHVIASAEDMDVTGILNLMDWCDQFRTIPRKKIDRVRHYRNRKWGHVTKLELTNAEKATVFGAMEALLQDPKLAHDRDAQNALHEIQILKTVTDVNNFQAQILTQYKELILDLQTDSTQNLKRLEQRLNIVEEKLEKTNNLLKTKGNIYSFMNHVKNSGLFFCSNLIKCTRVMSKRLLTPWLIIILLCNFSVTLLDPRSYQDGCPVEDASVPFETKEFNMPDYLDAARAENFTGRRWLYEEIEDAFKDKHIAGVQIVGSPGSGKSALCSQLICSRSSSPIIHTSILGYHFCKYSDKNTQMAGKFVRNLAEMIARRLPEYGYLVSNKSFIKRSLKEDCIHYQDPVGCFQLAVLSPLRNLTNKPRENWFVVLDALDECITQGETGHSIVYLLNNKIHLFPPWFKVIVTLRNESEAFLRSSKVKTIVIDPEDPRNLEDLEIFVTTRLLQETPLLHRLTWWFGDDSVKSVTKLIIEVLNKSQGNFLFVNELLNNWEQTTTELRNVFDLPKSLGNLFYAYFKRLYPSQESFKSVRHILELLVSTFEPLKRKQIFKLLKTGENSLDEYDFKNSLKGLSHFLQYGKDNNTLTLYHLSLTEWLTSEENNDFFVSKEKGHEKFCEYYISLIRETEESKLSGYILNLAQHIALSGMKKAFVQEFINLPSQTVNASDLQNNRTLLHRAATVNNRSALELVLKHFSCIDCVDDRGITPAFLAAEHGLVDNLALLVEKGAEINQKTKTMVEFNKERIIRALQQAVNNDSDISALNRAIDMSFHQSKSKVFDSSLLYAAAQGGHTSVVRYLIKNNASISMLNGGQLTAIQKAAENGHLEVVKTLYDAGAVVDHTTLYRAAADNRLEVVEFLLSIGVKDDCLSGEWFQDKQRILLGEPLPDDTKTLYDDKHDLSIRPSAVYAAAASGHNEVVNRLLSQEHKAVNCPAYSGRDQDGFIVDMFLGRSRLVTYFHHNSKGTTFVLPRDLTESGAIECRKPLNYSVFHLLSYLSSTSEYNNAFYLPERCITLDEHSISCQEIKGPLVEGIDRYPENHWLTSSCFDAEGFTPLHRAAQGANLAAIRYFLRIGVDTSILSLNGHDALTLAVLYAGRRRLWEREGRVAADGDFQHLIQAEQAAITLLRHAVSRGFKVGCNSSKPDLTLYHLAASRGLVKFIETLFNESGLHQLDVDCANVDGITPIYLANLFQQRVQDGLDNPWKKVIQIIKQHGGEMRYPREDAEYNLIYNGVYGWIPYEFTLDLSDMIKHFITSFLTSYGKSENKSFRCSFGRNLDLARENYYHDWLVTWLWRKISDTVGPVIKPSEEDMSTSKRGTGPRLSRERERFRRDMRRCSLHVTQFRRYLSKLMLHKQAYPKNILKNDNWETFSKAQRNWFQKELLILMKMRHTEVFRAFACLKSLSFRLRPLYHLDARSVTNSVRQYEKNPRVDNYLNSICDSLQYIFDNYVSFRISSQEPSEFRLRENEFFSRSGFFNGPVKVFRQASLFGSNPIEWPLEFFLKRSLGFFRRYDYLKTLHIGIEPRTYVHLYPDKIRRLMNRDKIWYGRSQLAMRFN, from the exons ATGGAGAGTTTTTATAATAAGGTATCGGCAGAAGTTGCAGCTTTGCACGTTGGACCCTGTACCTGCACTTTCGTCCCAAAGAGGAGACCAAACGAATATCATGACATGCGCACATGTACCTGGGCTAAAATCCTCCAGGGTCACCATAGAAGCATACCAAACTGGAAACAAAGTGATTCGACCAAGTGGACGGATCCAATCCAGGGTCCATGGGAGATAGCCAAACTTTTCATCCCTAATCTGGGGGGACACGTGATAGCGAGCGCAGAGGATATGGACGTCACGGGGATCTTGAATCTGATGGACTGGTGTGATCAATTCCGAACAATTCCTCGAAAAAAGATCGATCGGGTCCGTCATTATCGAAACCGCAAGTGGGGGCACGTGACCAAGCTAGAGTTAACCAATGCCGAAAAGGCCACCGTCTTTGGTGCAATGGAAGCGCTGCTTCAGGATCCCAAGTTAGCCCATGATCGAGACGCCCAGAATGCCCTGCATGAGATCCAGATACTTAAAACTGTGACAGACgtaaacaattttcaagcacAAATTCTCACCCAGTATAAAGAATTGATCTTGGACCTTCAGACTGACTCCACACAAAATCTAAAGCGGTTAGAGCAACGGCTAAATATCGTTGAGGAGAAGttggaaaaaacaaataaccTCCTTAAAACCAAAGGCAATATATATTCCTTTATGAACCATGTCAAGAATAGCGGGTTGTTTTTCTGCAGCAACCTAATTAAATGTACTCGAGTAATGTCGAAGCGGCTGCTTACTCCTTGGTTGATAATCATTTTGCTGTGTAATTTCAGTGTCACCCTTCTTGATCCCAGATCGTACCAAGACG GATGTCCTGTGGAAGACGCTAGTGTGCCATTCGAAACCAAAGAGTTCAACATGCCAGACTACCTGGACGCAGCTCGAGCTGAAAACTTTACCGGTCGTCGGTGGCTCTATGAAGAGATCGAAGATGCATTTAAGGATAAACACATTGCTGGAGTGCAAATAGTTGGAAGTCCTGGGTCTGGTAAATCCGCGCTTTGTTCTCAGCTGATATGTTCACGTTCATCAAGCCCTATAATTCACACTTCTATTCTAGGATACCACTTTTGTAAGTACTCTGATAAAAATACTCAAATGGCAGGAAAGTTCGTTCGAAATTTAGCGGAGATGATAGCCCGCAGGCTTCCCGAATACGGTTATCTTGTTTCTAATAAATCGTTTATTAAGCGTTCGTTGAAGGAGGACTGCATTCATTATCAAGATCCTGTTGGTTGTTTTCAACTTGCTGTTTTGTCGCCTCTGAGAAACCTGACTAATAAACCGAGAGAAAACTGGTTTGTAGTCCTAGACGCCTTGGATGAATGTATTACACAAGGTGAAACAGGACACAGTATTGTCTATCTGCTAAACAACAAGATTCACCTGTTTCCGCCGTGGTTCAAGGTCATTGTGACTTTGCGAAATGAATCTGAAGCTTTTCTCCGTTCAAGTAAAGTGAAAACGATAGTTATTGATCCTGAAGACCCGAGAAACCTTGAAGATCTTGAAATCTTTGTGACGACAAGACTACTTCAAGAAACTCCTTTGTTGCATCGTTTAACATGGTGGTTTGGGGATGACAGCGTGAAAAGTGTCACAAAGTTGATAATCGAGGTTTTGAACAAAAGTCAAGGGAACTTTCTGTTCGTGAATGAGTTGCTTAATAATTGGGAGCAAACAACAACTGAATTAAGGAACGTGTTCGACTTACCGAAGTCGCTTGGAAATCTTTTTTACGCCTACTTCAAGAGGTTATATCCGAGTCAAGAGAGTTTTAAGTCTGTTCGGCATATTTTGGAATTATTAGTTTCGACATTTGAGCCATTGAAACGCAAGCAAATCTTCAAATTGCTCAAAACGGGAGAGAATAGCCTAGATGAATACGATTTTAAGAATAGCCTGAAGGGGCTTAGCCACTTTCTACAATATGGAAAAGACAATAATACTCTAACACTATATCACTTGTCTCTAACAGAGTGGCTCACCAGTGAAGAGAacaacgatttttttgtgaGTAAAGAGAAAGGACACGAAAAATTCTGTGAGTACTATATCAGCCTGATTAGGGAAACAGAGGAAAGTAAGCTGTCGGGATACATTCTAAATTTAGCGCAACACATTGCCTTAAGTGGCATGAAAAAGGCCTTTGTTCAAGAATTTATTAATCTCCCTTCACAGACAGTCAATGCGTCAGATCTTCAAAACAATAGAACTCTACTTCATCGTGCAGCAACCGTAAACAACAGATCTGCACTAGAACTTGTTTTAAAGCATTTCAGTTGTATTGATTGTGTTGATGATCGCGGAATTACACCCGCGTTTTTGGCAGCAGAGCATGGGCTTGTGGACAATCTTGCTTTGTTGGTCGAGAAAGGAGCCGAAATCAACCAAAAAACAAAGACGATGGTTGAATTTAACAAAGAGAGGATAATACGAGCCTTACAACAGGCCGTAAATAATGATTCAGATATATCAGCTTTGAATCGTGCAATAGACATGTCTTTCCATCAGTCTAAATCAAAAGTGTTTGATTCATCGCTGCTTTACGCAGCAGCCCAAGGAGGGCACACGAGCGTTGTTCGTTATCTTATTAAGAACAATGCTTCTATTTCTATGTTGAATGGTGGGCAGCTGACTGCTATTCAAAAAGCCGCTGAAAATGGACACCTTGAGGTTGTTAAGACCCTGTATGATGCTGGCGCGGTTGTTGATCATACGACTTTGTATCGTGCAGCTGCAGACAATAGGTTAGAAGTGGTGGAATTCTTATTGAGCATCGGTGTCAAGGATGATTGTCTATCTGGCGAATGGTTTCAAGACAAACAGCGCATCCTTTTAGGAGAACCATTACCAGATGACACCAAAACATTGTATGATGACAAACATGATTTATCTATACGTCCTTCTGCTGTTTATGCAGCTGCTGCTTCAGGCCACAATGAAGTTGTTAATCGTCTCCTTTCTCAAGAACATAAAGCCGTTAATTGCCCTGCTTATTCAGGGAGAGACCAGGACGGTTTCATTGTTGATATGTTCCTCGGACGAAGCCGGCTGGTTACCTACTTTCATCACAACAGCAAAGGAACAACATTTGTTCTTCCCCGCGATTTGACAGAGTCTGGCGCCATCGAATGTAGAAAGCCTTTAAATTATTCAGTATTTCATCTACTTAGTTATCTCTCTTCGACTTCTGAATACAATAACGCTTTCTACCTACCTGAAAGATGCATTACACTTGATGAGCACTCAATATCGTGCCAAGAGATAAAAGGTCCTCTTGTTGAGGGTATTGACCGTTACCCAGAAAATCATTGGTTGACAAGCTCCTGTTTTGACGCTGAGGGATTTACACCGCTGCACAGGGCAGCACAAGGAGCCAATCTAGCAGCAATTCGTTATTTTCTTCGTATTGGTGTAGATACCTCTATTTTAAGTCTAAATGGACATGACGCGTTGACACTGGCAGTTCTTTATGCAGGGAGGAGGCGATTGTGGGAACGTGAGGGTCGAGTTGCAGCGGATGGAGATTTTCAACATCTGATACAGGCCGAACAAGCAGCTATCACGCTTCTGCGCCACGCAGTTTCTCGTGGATTCAAGGTCGGATGCAACTCCAGCAAACCAGACCTGACTTTATATCATTTAGCAGCATCTCGTGGATTAGTGAAATTTATAGAAACGTTGTTTAACGAAAGCGGTTTACACCAGTTAGATGTTGATTGCGCCAATGTGGATGGGATAACGCCCATATACCTTGCAAATCTTTTCCAACAGAGAGTACAAGACGGCCTCGACAATCCGTGGAAAAAAGTCATTCAGATAATTAAACAACATGGGGGTGAGATGCGATATCCTAGAGAAGATGCTGAGTACAATTTAATTTATAACGGCGTTTACGGCTGGATTCCATACGAGTTTACATTAGATCTCAGTGACATGATAAAACACTTCATTACGTCGTTTCTGACGTCGTATGGAAAAAGTGAGAACAAATCATTTCGTTGCTCCTTCGGTCGTAACCTGGATTTAGCTCGTGAAAACTACTATCACGATTGGCTCGTGACATGGCTTTGGAGAAAAATCAGTGATACAGTTGGACCTGTTATTAAGCCTTCAGAGGAAGATATGTCGACCTCGAAAAGAGGCACGGGACCCCGTTTATCAAGGGAAAGAGAACGCTTTCGAAGAGATATGAGACGGTGTTCGTTGCACGTGACGCAGTTTCGTCGATATCTTTCAAAACTTATGTTGCATAAACAAGCCTATCCaaaaaatatcctgaagaacGATAACTGGGAAACCTTCAGCAAGGCACAAAGAAACTGGTTTCAAAAAGAACTTCTCATTCTAATGAAGATGCGTCATACGGAGGTCTTTCGAGCTTTTGCTTGTTTAAAATCGCTGTCTTTCAGACTTAGACCACTTTATCATTTAGATGCAAGATCGGTTACAAACAGTGTTCGACAGTATGAGAAAAACCCACGTGTTGACAATTACCTTAATTCAATTTGCGATAGCTTACAGTACATTTTTGACAACTACGTATCGTTTAGGATAAGTAGTCAAGAACCTTCTGAATTCAGACTTAGAGAAAATGAGTTTTTCAGTCGTTCTGGGTTTTTCAACGGGCCAGTGAAAGTATTTAGACAGGCTTCCCTTTTTGGAAGTAATCCCATCGAATGGCCCCTGGAATTTTTTCTGAAGCGCTCACTGGGTTTCTTTCGTCGTTATGATTATCTTAAGACTCTACACATAGGAATAGAACCACGTACTTATGTTCATCTTTACCCCGACAAAATTCGACGACTTATGAACCGTGATAAAATCTGGTATGGTCGTAGCCAGTTAGCAATGCGGTTTAACTGA